GAGCTCTTTCCACtatcttttaattaatattgACTGATTTATATCTTTTACCGAAATACACAGCACATTCTACAAAACCTGTATACAGATAAACAAGTTTTACAGGATTTGCTGCATATTTCGGTAAAAGATAGAAATCAGTCTATATTCAATAAAAGATACGGGAAAGAGCTCAGAAAAATTAAAGGGTAGACATCTGTCGACAGCTCCTATAGAGCAATTAGTATATAGTTATGGAGCATTGAAATGCATGTCCTATGATCCTTGATGGAATGTGCGACAGCGTCAAGGATGTTCAAGAAATCTCGGGGCGAGATGAACACTTGTGTCTTGTGTCAGCGCACACCAGGTGGTTTTGCAAACTGTCAACACATTTTTCTCGGAAGGAAAGTATTCTTAATGAGATTACAGGTAGTCTTTTAAAGGTCCCTTTTCTGCATCCAAATTTCAGCAGAAATACTTTTTCAGTAAAAggtataggatttttttttcctatcaagAGAATGTCATGTATAACGCCGGAGAAAGAACTGGTGTAGTTGATAGGATTGAAAGGCCTGAAGCGAATGAGAAAAAAAGACACTGTTGTAAAAATGTGTTCGGAAGGAGGTGTATACCTGAGAACCAGTGTTTTCCTCAGAAGAAAATTTCTGCCTACATACGGGGAAGAAAATGACGAGGAAAAATTTGCTAAGTTCTGTGTTAATGCAGAGTAGAAGGAAGAACTAGAACCGGAAGACGTGGGGAATAGTCAGAAGGatactaaagtaaaataaataacagaaagtaaTTTCATCTGCAGGTGAAGGGTTCAAAATATGTCTGTACACTTAACTGGGACGAGTGATCGTGATGAGAAAAGGGTTGGAGTAGTATGtcagtaaagaagaaaatagacGAGAGTGTGGAAAGGATATGCAACATTTATGACCGAGTCACTTTGTCAGCTTGGAGATATTGGAGATATAGGGATGTAGGAGTGATGAATAAATGGATGATAATTTGTAGCTAATGTAAGAGAAGAGTACCCCAGATACAGTTGCCTGTATAGGTATACGAGAAGACGCCTATGTTACTCAAGAGGGAAGTGTAACAGAACACAAAGCAAAACACTGACCATATTTGGAGGGTGTTGATAAACTTTAACACAGAAAACAACATGTTAAGTACAATTAGATTTTTATCTGTAGACGTGAGAGCGATTTGGAGTAAAAATGTTGTGTCCTCATAGCTCTTTAGTAGCCATTTCACATGTAttgtgctactgcattgtattcattaatctgtcttgaatgcAATTGGCcttatgtagaatttcctggcctttccactgatatatgttttatcactgtacgtttattgtctctctcacaatcgccatctgtttgtcttcTACTAATGGAGTAATGAGCCAAGTTAGAGAAAGGACgggatatgcaaatgcacaataCAAGGGATAAGAGAGGGGGGTATGAAATTGTAGTGGAACGGCTAATATATACTGATAATAATTTTAGACAGTGATATGAAAGAGAAGCTacaaaagcagataaatgaaTTTGAAAGAGTAAACTATTAAGGACGAATGGAAACGGAAGAGATGAGgcaataaatagagaaataatggGAGTGGTTTAGTCCTGAgggtattttttataaaaactgtaactggtaaaatcaatggaaggaggccgagaggaagacctagacaaaaatatatggatggattggtgagaatgactggaggaagaatgtctgcagctcagttgctgcagagagccggaaatggagaggagtggcgagccatgattgccgacgtccttggggatacggcacctggatgatgatgatgatgaacagaTGCTGAGAGGATGAGAGACAAAATGCGAGTTACACAGTACGTGAAGTGAGGTATTAAGCAAGAGATGAGCTTTTTGCATAGTACATCggaaaaaaaggactgaaaagcCGAAAAGCGtataagataaagataaataggATGGCATTGTTGGAAGGACGGATTACAGTGCATTTCAGTGGTTTGGTCACATGGAGAGAATGAAGTGCGACAGGCTGGCAAAAAGTGTGATTCATTTTGAAGCTataggagaaaggaggagaaggagaccgAGGTATTGTTGGCTCACTGGGGTGAGAGACAGTGGAACAGATGGGGCCCAGTAGGCACGAAGCCTCAGGGTGCGCGGAAGACAGAAACAGTGGGCTTAATGTGTGTAGGAGGATGGGATGATTGGCAGCTGGTGAGCTATCTGAGCAGGCAAGGAAATTTTCTGCATTATAGTTTCATCCTGAATCAACAATTAAGGAGGGACGCAGTGGCGACGTAGTGTGTGAAGTTACAGTGGACATCTACCTTCCTCTGGTGGGATTCAAATCTCCAGTGGCCAGTGGCCAGACCGAATCTCAAGCTCTGCGTGTGGACCATGCCCATACCTGCAGGGATACAGATGAACAGGAAGACAGACAGGTAGAGGAAAACCTCGAGACGCTGTGCAAAACTCACCGTTGCTGATGAGATAGGTGTAGAGATCGCCCAGGTCGTTGGCATCTTGTATCTTGGCCATGTGACCTCCGAGGGCATTGCAGATCAACTGTTGGTCAGACCATGGGTTTTCTTTCACCGCATCGACCAGGAGACACACATTGCCGATCATGGTGAAGGGCGAAGGACACTCTAAGGGGAAACATATATCTTAGAAAGGATTAGTCAGGACGGGAGGTCAAACTCGGTGCAATCACGAACAGGAATGCAAAGTTGCAGTATACtgaattgttgttgttatagtCACTTATCCATTAAGGGATCCGTAACGATAGTATCTGTACGGTATACGATAAAGATTTTATGAAAGATGTTTAAAATAAggccacacagacagacagatattagGAAAAGGTACTGAGCTGATTATGTTACTGAAGAATAAATCGTGACATTAAAACCTACTATAGCAAGTAAGGACTTCAATCAGGAAAACCTATTTGTTGGCAGTGAATGCAAAATACGCCGTTATAAGCCATACAAAGCTgaatatgataaacaaataaatctgcAATTTTAAACGCCCAGTTTTTCTTGAATAATCAAAACGAGCAAGTTTTGGCTTTGTCTCTGAAGCAAAATGTTTCTATCCGGTCAAGAGTCAAGATGAATTTGTTTACTTCATATTTCCGATGATGCTTGGTATCACCCACAGACATTTCGCAAAAAGATCTCTTGTAACAGCGAAGCATTACAAATATTTCTCTTGTTAACTTCCCTGCAGTACGATGGCGAGAAAGTCAACGTTTAACTTCTAGCGAATAAACAACGCTGGCAAGACCTCTTCAGCAAACAGTATATCGTAATATGGCGATTTTCCACTCCGCGCATTCATAGAAAGAAAGTAATCTTGCAATGGAATTTCCCCATAAAGATTTCTTAGGCATCATTGTTAACCTAAAGCATTTAATTACTGAAAACCTACACCGGGCCATGCACATACTGTAGGCCCTATGAAGTGAAACTGATTAAGACTGATTAagttatcaagagagagaaagagattgagagagTAGGGAGAGATCGGAGGGCGGAGAGATTAGAAAAGAATTCTAATCAATTCGGAAAAAAATGAGTACCACAGAAATCGCTCCGGGCCATAACGGGGCACTTGCTCGCTACAAGCAATTCAGGCCATCCGGTTTTGTCATCTGGATCGACTCtagaataacataaataagaacaACTTTAGTTTCTACCAATGCAAACCCTTTTAGGGTAATTTAAAGAGACTAGGGGATTGTTTCTTAACTTTAAACATATTGTCTCACGTTCAACAATCATAACAAAAAAAGGATTccattatttatgttttcttctctaTTCCATCCCATTTTCTCATGCAACTGAGCAACTGGCTTCATTCTGAGAAACCTCAGCCTTAATTACAAGTTTTTGTGCATAACCTTAATTAAATTACTGCTCACAGGAAATAGGAATTTTGTTTAGAATATCTTTCGAACTTGAAAGACAACAAGATTATCTCAAAGGACGGCGAATTGAGCTGTGTTCCCCTAGTAAGAGGATGGTCCTTGTAAATCTTGCAACAAAACGGGTACGAAGATTAAAGAAAGTTAACTCTTATCTGAATTATAACACTTCAATGAATTCGCCCGTTTTGAGTGAATATCAGACGGCGTAATATGCTATTAAATGCTGTCAGTTGAGTCATTGATGGGTAGGGCAGTTGGGTACAGTTATTCTCTGGTATATGCAGGGTCTGCTGCCTACCTGAGCAAAGCCTCAGGTACTGTGTGAATCCTTAGTTTGGATTCGGTTTGATTTATGAGATTTAGGCGGTTGAGCCAAACACTGGCATTTTCGGCCACTCGGAGCacagaaaggaggaaagagggagttggacagCAAAGATGAGGAGATCCTTGAGGAACAAGGGTCTAAAggttgagctgagagagagaataccgCAGCTGCGCCACGAGGTACTAGTCAGGGAGGCTGGACGGAAAACCAGATGAAAGGAatgagaatggaggtaaaataaaaggtttaaaagtaatgcctacagcacaccacGCGTAGcgaactgacggcactatccccctgtGCATGCGGGTGTGAATCCGTGGCTCCAGAGTCGTCCACATATGCGGGCCACTTATaaatgagatgaatttttttttgtcgactGCATGCGTGATAGTGTGTTGGTTCGGTTACTGGTATTTTTATCAGACAACCTTGATATTTATTCTCCTTACCTCTGTTCGGTGGACTAATCTTCTCCTCTTCATCTGCAGGCTTTGCTGCAACGCTGTTGCCGGTAGCTGAAACCCATAAAAATTGCGAGATTAATAAGAGATCCCTCTTTGCTCTGCGACGTGTTACGTATCAGTTTATAACCAGTAACACTAATGATGGGGTCAAAGATAAATCAGTAACGGAGTTTCATTGCACCAGGACAAACAACTATTGACGTCTCTACCAAGAAAATCAATAAGCTGTAAAGAAAATTCGGATGAAGAGATTCGAGTGTTttggattctatttttttttttttgctgacctttatttctaaagatcCTGTGactgaaagaaatattatatgaGCTCTTTGCaaatcaatattaatttcctacGCTAGAATGATCAGTTGATGACCCCAGAGAGAAATGACTCAAGATCTCAATgaacaattttgaaaatatatagaaattgccgataaatattttgttcaagtGCTTCTtcgaaaattgaataaaaaaaaaggcagcaagAAAAGACGTGAGACTATTACCAGCACAAATCGCCGCATTTGACGCCTCGCAGTTGTCGTCGAAAACATAGTAAAAGTAGTCTGTATTGAGGGCGGCGCAGTTTTCGTACGTGCCTCCCGTTGGCTCCTGGCGCCCTGACTGAACGCCCCACAGGGGAGTGTTCATGCGAACTCGGGTGTTGTTATAAGACCACACCCAGTCGCCCTCTTCAAGGATGTCGTATGCGCCAATCCAGTAGCTCGTCGAATCGAGAATGGCTGTGCAAAAGATATTTTCAGTTTGTGATCAATGTGCGGACAATTTACCAATAAAAAGTCGCATACGCAAGCACGcgaacacccacacacacaaacacacgtaaatatgtataatgtgtgtgtgtgtgtgtgtgtgattgtgcgtTTGTGTATACGTGCATGCGTGCTCAATATGAAGTGTTGTTTTTATACGCAAGTAAATTTTTTATGCTCATGAAAATTATGCCCCAAATATCACTTAATACCGCGTTCACTTTATCTTGGCATCgtttacacccaaggggaatgaTAATTAATAAGTGCATCCGTCCCAGCCAGGATTCAAACTTGTGATGAAGTTTATTCATACTAAATAAACTGATTTCTGCTATGGTCCTGACGCCCAAGTCAGATAAAGATACAAAGTTTCATTTGAATGACACTAAATATGTACTGCTCCAGATTGATAAAGAAACAGAGGAATGCTTGTacacatactgtgtgtatgtatgtatatatatatatatatatatatatatatatatatatatatatatatatatatatatatatatatatatatatatatatagaatatgggGCACCAGCGTTTTGTTATCAAGGACAAAGGTAGGCGCAGTTCCTGGGGGACTACTGCGCAAGAGTTTTTGACCAAACCAGAGCCAAATCAAAACTGTTCTAAACCAGCAGATGAAAAGTTGATAACTGCAATGTTATAAGGATCCAAAAAGCTAGCATGGTAGTACTTTTGAGAAATCTTTTTACTGAGCTTAATATTACTTACGATTTTCGATTACTGCAATGTTATAAGGATCCAAAAAGCTAGCACTGGCAGTACTTTCTGAGAAACCTTTTTACTGAGCTTAACATTACTTACGATTTTCCTTGATGAAGAGGAAAATGTCATGAAGGGTGTTTGCATCGTGCATGTTCACTAATTCTCCTTTGAGCCCGTGGCAGAACTGACGAACTTCGTCCCAGGGACCAATGATTGATGTGTCTATCAGCAGGCATCGCGGGCCTATGGCTCTGAAGGGTGCTTCACATACTGTCGGTATGAAACCAAATCAATCCGTCAGTTTGTGATTGCTTGTCCTTTCTCTCTGGACTGATATTCTTCTAAGTATGAACGTACATTCAAGGCTGAAAACTACAGCATTACCTatcttacatactgtatatgtatgtacatgtaaacTAATAAATGATTTCATTAGGTGTTCAGCAAAGCAAACCTATCTTAAtgtcagacagaagaaagaaatcaTGAGAACCAGACTCATACAAATGATCACCAAAAGAAACTCACCAACATTGCTGTCGGAGCTTTCTGCGAGGGCCAAccctgaaaagaaaatggaataatactTTTAGGGAAATTGTCTTTTGTCAAAGAGTAGTAAGTTGTTCAGGGTGTCGGAATCTGAGTCAAAATAAGAGCCTTCGGAGGCCGCGAACCTCCGCCAAGGCGGGGCCATCCAACAAGTCTCCCATCTCGCACACATAGGTCTCGTACCCAGATCCGGACCTCTCCTAAATCTACCGGCTTGTTGCCAGTCAGGAGGCTGTGAACCTTTGATCAAACTCTCATGAAATCGAGACAAATTTCCGCGTTCTAGATATAACCCgagtaaaaagacaaaaattaggAGACAACTTTACTTGGTTTTCGTTAGGAATTTACCTTGCCCCAAAACTTGTGCATTTAAGATTGTACAGGTTGCAACAGACTCAGAGTTGGACACAGTGGGAAATCAATTATTGTCCGTTTAAAAATCGACTCAAATGTGCCAAATAAATCATTATGAGCATACAGTATGGTTAAATATGATTCTGTCAATTCAGTTTAATTTACGATAAATATCAGAAACATTTCAAACATGAACAGCAGTCTATCAAATTAGGCTAGAGTGCCATTGGACACCTGACCATTCAGTAACTTAatgtttttccatattttattgcatttcacTGTGGTACATCGCGAcattctatatacacacacattaagctacaaattctatttaatatccaattcgctctgcctcggaaatataACCGAAGCGTAATGACAAGTGACAGTCACCTGATGGACTCGCTCTACGGACGGCAAAACTGTCTCTGAATTCAGGGACGAGTGCTGTACCAACCGGGCTGTCAAAAGAGGTagaagttgataccgactccgcCGTGCAAATCACAGTCGAGTGCGGGTATTTGTACGGAGGAGCTAGTATCAACTTCTACCTCTTTTGACAGCCTATTGGTAGAGCACTCGTCACTGAATTCAGTGATAGTTGGCGCCGGTGGATGACATCAGGTGACTATcactcatcagttataattccccttcagtaatatttccgaggtaaagcgaattggatatcaaatgaaattagcttaatatatatatatatatatatatatatatatatataatatatatatatatatatatatatatatatatatatatatatatatatatatatatatatatatatataaatatatacagcatacatcaAACATGCTAAAAGACTAGCATTTAACACAGCATACCAGTGTTTTACTTTGTGCAGCTTCGTAATTACTGAACTTCATGACATTTTCAGAGCAACAAAGAGAACTGCACGGTTCAGTGCCTCTTGTTTTAGAATGCgggcggaaagaaaaagacaAGCGCATTTTTTACAGCCTGAATAAGTGTATTCTTAAGAGCAATGTTACCTAAAACAATAACTACAGTAGTATTAGTAGAGGAGGTAGCCGAAGAAACTATTTAAGCATAAAACCAAAAGTACAGATTCCATTGCAGATCTCGAGCACTTCGTCTTGGGAAGCAGCCACAAAGATTTATAAGCTTCTGGTTTCTGGCAACGCTTACTCTACTGATACTTGAATATTAAGATACGGGTATTGACTTGATTTCCGTTGTTGTTCTATGCTGGTACGGGCTTGCCTTCACGGTGAACTAGCTAGCTAGGTCATTCGAGGCTCTAGGTGACGCTGTAGGGTTGTTACAGTACGGCCAATTTACGTTACACTTAAGCAGAACTGTAAATAGCATTAGTCGCTCCATTTCCCAAAGTGATTCTCGACCGCTGATTTATAATCAGGGACCGCATAAGGATAGGAATGCAGCAGATTCTCGTGTTCACTCTCTTTTAAGTTTGAAAGGGCATAATTCTCCTTCAAATTGATTTCCTCAAGGACTTTTAGTAGCGAGTAAATTATTTCTACACGGCATACGACAGTAAATGATGTTATGGACGCTACTGTTACAGGTGTTTTTATCCTGATGTTGAAAGTCCTCCTTTTCCCCTGTTGATGCAAGAGGCTTCCATTCGGCCTTGAAAGCTGCAGTTGGTTAAGAACTGACATATGTGACAGAACTTCTTCCCGAGCATATTTTGAGCGCTACAGTGTATGAAGGCCAGTTCAGTCGAGCCTTCATACATTGTGGGCTCGACTGAAATTGGCCGATATCACCCAGAGTTTATAGGCTATCTGCATCTACTAACCGCATTTAAGGACTTGCCGTATTTCGGTAATTATTCTAAGAAGCttcatctttattccttttctgaaGCCTTCCCGCTGTCACTCTACAACAAAAGCATTGTAAAACCACTCTGTTCACTCGGTTGTAATGAACGTTTAGAAACTTGTCACAACGGAACTGCAGTCAGCAGGGAATATGGAAAATACGACAGTGCTGCGTTCAAGTACCACTTTCTTGTCACTGATTTTtgaacagaagaaagaaagactggAAAATTTGTAAACCGTGACCACTTGACTGCAAATGCCAATGTTTGAGTTGACTTTAACACCAGCTGTATTAAGGTACGtgttgtgcatgtgtatgtgtgacaGCGAGCGCACGttgtgttttatatatctatttacatgGAAAACGTTCACACGGTCCAGTGAACACAAACGTATCTTCATTTGAACACAAATGTATAgcaattatacaaaaaatttgcTGTATACGAACATATTTTCTTCAGACGACTAGCCACATATTCGAGTATAGTTCATAGTGTCAAATCCAAAACGCTAAGCACTTGGCCATGTGTACTCTCAGAATATCTTCTGTAGATTcataatattcattcatataattccccctccccctgaaGTACCTTTATCTTCAGGAATCTCTACAGAAACCATAATGGATTTCTCACGAAAATAAAAGACcaatacttatttttatcatgGAAAATTAATCTTAATGAGACTGACTGCATCCAACGATTGGAAAAACAATGTGTTGAGTAGCCATTCTAGATGAGGCCACAATGAAAATAAGTGTGCAGAAGCTGAATCAATCAAAACAGATCACTCGGCGGAAAGATCGTAAGGTCGCAGCTAAAGGAAAACGCTCGCTAGTCACTCGAAGTAAGACCAGAGAAGCGTGCAATGAGTGACAACAATCTGTCCTTGTCGAGCATGTCTATGGAAAGGGCAAATTCAAGAAGGTTTCTCAAGAACCAAACGAAACAAGAGTCTACACTCGTTTTACCGTTGTCTCTGCTAAATCAAGTGGAGTAAAGTTCACTCACAACGACTTATTTAAGTTTAACTTCGACCACGCGATAGCTGgcagaaatgaaagtaaagtcATCTTACCCACAGAAAAGGTCAGGAAAGGCAGCAACATGACTCTGGACTTCTCTATAATTATTTACCGTCTGCAAAACTCGCACGCTTGACTTTATGCTTGGAGATGTGTGACAGCAGTGAACACAGCAAGAGAGATTTTTATGGCGATTATCTCTCGCTACTGGGAACCCGTCTCAGCTGTTGGCTTCATGGAAGAGCCATGGAGACAAATTATTAATAATCAGGGTGCAGCCAGGTGGTGGTTTTCCCAGGGCACTTCtgtcttagctctctctctctctctctctctctctctctctctctctctctaaaagaatgattgccaagatatatatatatatatatatatatatatatatatatatatatatatatatatatatatatatatatataaatatatatatataaatatatatttatacatatatatatgcatatatatatatatatatatataaatatatatttatacatatatatatgtatatatatatatatatatatatagagagagagagagagagagagagagagagagagagagagagagagagagagagagagagagagagagagagagagagctatgaacaTTAGTTTTGGACTTCTGTAgaagttattaaaattttcactGGCTATTTGCACCACCCCCGAAGAAAATTCCCATGTTATGGATTGCTCATGCA
The genomic region above belongs to Macrobrachium rosenbergii isolate ZJJX-2024 chromosome 18, ASM4041242v1, whole genome shotgun sequence and contains:
- the LOC136848028 gene encoding lymphocyte antigen 75-like is translated as MLLPFLTFSVGLALAESSDSNVVCEAPFRAIGPRCLLIDTSIIGPWDEVRQFCHGLKGELVNMHDANTLHDIFLFIKENPILDSTSYWIGAYDILEEGDWVWSYNNTRVRMNTPLWGVQSGRQEPTGGTYENCAALNTDYFYYVFDDNCEASNAAICAATGNSVAAKPADEEEKISPPNRECPSPFTMIGNVCLLVDAVKENPWSDQQLICNALGGHMAKIQDANDLGDLYTYLISNEVIIDLWLGGSDSRLEDTWLWEDDTEVPRGTPFWGAEGSGAQEPAGGMYENCLALFRNDYFFFHDDRCDRMKGVICQYDI